Proteins encoded within one genomic window of Ideonella dechloratans:
- the xth gene encoding exodeoxyribonuclease III encodes MQFATWNVNSLAVRLPQLLDWLAAHPVDALVLQETKLTDDKFPQAEIEAAGYRVAFHGQKTYNGVALLSREAASDITRNIPGLADEQARVIAGTVGDTRVIGAYFPNGQAPGSEKFAYKMQWLDALRAWVREELARHPQLVLMGDFNIAPEDRDVYDPVAWAGQIHCTPEERAHFQQLLGLGLSDAFRLFEQPPKSWSWWDYRNLAFRKNQGLRIDHILVSPALKPRVSACEIDKAPRKNERPSDHAPVIVTLDAQP; translated from the coding sequence ATGCAATTCGCCACCTGGAATGTGAACTCCCTGGCCGTGCGCCTGCCCCAGCTGCTGGACTGGCTGGCCGCGCACCCGGTCGATGCCCTGGTCCTGCAGGAAACCAAGCTGACCGACGACAAGTTCCCGCAGGCCGAGATCGAGGCCGCGGGCTACCGCGTCGCCTTCCACGGCCAGAAGACCTACAACGGCGTGGCCCTGCTGTCGCGCGAGGCCGCCAGCGACATCACCAGGAACATCCCGGGCCTGGCCGACGAGCAGGCCCGCGTCATCGCCGGCACGGTGGGCGACACACGGGTCATCGGCGCCTATTTCCCGAACGGGCAGGCGCCGGGCAGCGAGAAGTTCGCGTACAAGATGCAGTGGCTCGATGCGCTGCGCGCCTGGGTCCGGGAGGAACTCGCCCGCCATCCGCAGCTGGTGCTGATGGGCGACTTCAACATCGCCCCGGAAGACCGTGATGTCTACGATCCGGTGGCCTGGGCCGGCCAGATCCACTGCACCCCGGAAGAGCGTGCGCATTTCCAGCAGCTGCTGGGCCTGGGCCTGAGCGACGCCTTCCGGCTCTTCGAGCAGCCCCCCAAGAGCTGGAGCTGGTGGGACTACCGCAACCTGGCCTTCCGCAAGAACCAGGGCCTGCGCATCGACCACATCCTGGTCAGCCCGGCGCTCAAGCCCCGCGTGTCGGCCTGCGAGATCGACAAGGCGCCGCGCAAGAACGAACGCCCCAGCGACCATGCCCCGGTGATCGTGACGCTGGACGCCCAGCCCTGA
- the ntrC gene encoding nitrogen regulation protein NR(I) — MKPIWIVDDDQSIRFVLEKALAREQLPVRSFANPREVLAALADDEPQVLVSDIRMPGGSGLDLLGKVKEQLPNLPVIIMTAYSDLDSAVSAFQRGAFEYLPKPFDLTKAVELIRRAVEESLREEVSDERNLPVPEILGQAPAMQDVFRAIGRLSQSNVTVLITGESGSGKELVARALHRHSPRGEQGSNGPFIAINTAAIPKDLLESELFGHERGAFTGAQTMRRGRFEQADGGTLFLDEIGDMPFDLQTRLLRVLSDGQFYRVGGHQPLKANVRVIAATHQNLEQRVRDGAFREDLFHRLNVIRLRLPPLRERSDDVPALARFFLQKSAKELGVEPKRITDEALERLKAFSFPGNVRQLENICHWLTVMAPAQVIESKDLPPEILSQSPVGDLAATAAPSTVMPVASGLPQGLPTQEAPAVSSPGALPAAEQVASQGLSSDPRWLSDLEIEARRLLESGSPEVWDLLTRQFEARLIRTALHITRGRRIEAAQKLGIGRNTITRKIQELSLDD; from the coding sequence ATGAAACCCATCTGGATCGTCGACGACGATCAATCCATCCGCTTCGTGCTGGAGAAGGCGCTGGCGCGCGAACAGCTGCCGGTGCGCAGCTTTGCCAACCCCCGCGAGGTGCTGGCGGCGCTGGCCGACGACGAGCCCCAGGTGCTGGTCAGCGACATCCGCATGCCCGGCGGCTCGGGCCTGGATCTGCTGGGCAAGGTCAAGGAGCAGTTGCCCAACCTGCCGGTCATCATCATGACCGCCTACTCGGATCTGGACAGTGCGGTTTCCGCCTTCCAGCGCGGGGCCTTCGAATACCTGCCCAAGCCCTTCGACCTGACCAAGGCGGTGGAACTGATCCGCCGGGCGGTGGAGGAGAGCCTGCGCGAGGAGGTGAGCGACGAGCGCAACCTGCCGGTGCCCGAGATCCTCGGCCAGGCCCCGGCCATGCAGGACGTGTTCCGCGCCATCGGGCGGCTCTCGCAGAGCAACGTCACGGTGCTGATCACCGGCGAGTCCGGCTCGGGCAAGGAATTGGTGGCCCGGGCATTGCACCGCCACAGCCCGCGCGGCGAGCAGGGCAGCAACGGTCCCTTCATCGCCATCAACACGGCGGCCATTCCCAAGGACCTGCTGGAGTCCGAACTGTTCGGCCACGAGCGCGGCGCCTTCACCGGCGCGCAGACCATGCGCCGCGGCCGCTTCGAACAGGCCGATGGCGGCACCCTGTTCCTGGACGAAATCGGCGACATGCCTTTCGACCTGCAGACGCGCCTGCTGCGCGTGCTGTCGGACGGCCAGTTCTACCGTGTGGGCGGGCACCAGCCGCTCAAGGCCAATGTGCGGGTCATCGCCGCCACCCACCAGAACCTGGAGCAGCGGGTGCGCGATGGCGCCTTCCGCGAAGACCTGTTCCACCGACTGAACGTCATCCGCCTGCGCCTGCCGCCGCTGCGCGAGCGCTCCGACGACGTGCCGGCCCTGGCCCGCTTCTTCCTGCAGAAGAGCGCCAAGGAACTGGGGGTCGAGCCCAAGCGCATCACCGACGAGGCCCTGGAGCGCCTGAAGGCCTTCAGCTTCCCGGGCAATGTGCGTCAGCTGGAAAACATCTGCCACTGGCTCACCGTCATGGCCCCGGCCCAGGTGATCGAGAGCAAGGACCTGCCTCCCGAGATCCTCAGCCAGTCGCCCGTGGGGGATCTGGCGGCCACGGCCGCACCTTCGACGGTGATGCCTGTCGCCAGCGGTCTGCCGCAGGGCCTGCCCACGCAGGAGGCGCCGGCGGTGTCGTCGCCAGGTGCTCTGCCGGCTGCCGAACAGGTGGCGTCCCAGGGGTTGAGCAGCGACCCGCGCTGGCTCAGCGACCTGGAGATCGAGGCCCGGCGCTTGCTGGAATCCGGCTCGCCCGAGGTCTGGGACCTGCTCACGCGCCAGTTCGAGGCCCGGCTCATCCGCACGGCCCTGCACATCACCCGCGGCCGGCGCATCGAGGCGGCCCAGAAGCTGGGCATCGGCCGCAACACCATCACCCGCAAGATCCAGGAACTGTCCCTGGACGACTGA
- the glnL gene encoding nitrogen regulation protein NR(II) — translation MKLLRSQESAEARAWESFDLLATMVAVVNPDGSCLYANAGLETMIGQSRRSLVKSSLLDWFREPAQLHEAIQAVSRNEFATRRFEGALRRSVVGFTDPLPVHVIVSQTEPSHQRILVEMLEIEQQTRQDREERAMGQAQITKELIRNLAHEIKNPLGGIRGAAQLLAMDLPSPELTEYTQVIIHEADRLQTLVDRLLAPHRKPHVIGDVNIHEVCERVRALVLAEHSRGLAVERDYDASLPEFRGDREQLIQALLNIVHNACQALSERIEQGDARIVLRTRVARQVTIGKQRYRLALELHVEDNGPGIPDSLKERIFYPLVSGREGGSGLGLTLAQTFVQQHQGTIECDSEPGRTVFKILIPLP, via the coding sequence GTGAAATTGCTCCGCTCCCAGGAATCTGCCGAGGCCCGCGCCTGGGAGAGTTTCGATCTGCTGGCCACCATGGTGGCAGTGGTCAACCCGGACGGCAGTTGCCTGTATGCCAATGCCGGGCTGGAGACCATGATCGGCCAGTCGCGCCGCTCACTGGTGAAAAGCTCTCTGCTGGACTGGTTTCGTGAACCGGCCCAGCTGCACGAGGCCATTCAGGCCGTCTCCCGCAACGAATTCGCCACCCGTCGCTTCGAAGGCGCCTTGCGCCGCAGCGTGGTGGGCTTCACCGATCCGCTGCCCGTCCATGTGATCGTCAGCCAGACCGAGCCATCCCATCAGCGCATCCTGGTCGAGATGCTCGAGATCGAGCAGCAGACCCGCCAGGACCGCGAGGAGCGGGCCATGGGGCAGGCGCAGATCACCAAGGAACTCATCCGCAATCTGGCGCATGAGATCAAGAACCCGCTGGGCGGCATCCGTGGCGCGGCCCAGCTGCTGGCCATGGACCTGCCCTCGCCGGAGCTGACCGAGTACACCCAGGTCATCATCCACGAGGCTGACCGTCTGCAGACCCTGGTGGACCGCTTGCTGGCGCCCCACCGCAAGCCGCATGTGATCGGTGATGTGAACATCCACGAGGTCTGTGAGCGGGTGCGGGCGCTGGTGCTGGCCGAACACTCGCGCGGGCTGGCCGTGGAGCGCGATTACGACGCCTCGCTGCCCGAATTCCGAGGCGACCGAGAGCAACTCATCCAGGCCCTGCTCAACATCGTTCACAACGCCTGCCAGGCGCTGAGCGAGCGGATCGAGCAGGGCGACGCCCGCATCGTGCTGCGCACGCGCGTGGCGCGACAAGTGACCATTGGCAAGCAGCGATATCGACTGGCACTGGAATTGCATGTCGAGGACAACGGACCAGGCATCCCCGACAGCCTGAAGGAGCGCATCTTCTACCCCCTGGTGTCAGGGCGTGAAGGGGGCTCCGGGCTGGGGCTCACTCTGGCGCAAACCTTCGTCCAGCAGCATCAGGGCACGATCGAATGCGACAGTGAGCCGGGACGCACGGTCTTCAAGATCCTGATCCCGTTGCCCTGA